In Geminicoccaceae bacterium, a single window of DNA contains:
- a CDS encoding TRAP transporter small permease subunit, which translates to MQAIAGAIHVLASINKAVSAVARVVSLSLMGIMLAIMVTAVFFRYVLNDSLTWSEDVLLMMAIWMTFCVAPIAYRVGSNVSLDTLASRLHGRVAHGLGFMTHLLILLLLVFLAIQTIGFIQRGWQIRANTVPIQMAWIYMIMPAAFIAMILAGMERGLRDLVGIIDPLDELAIPPQPSADMQVAED; encoded by the coding sequence ATGCAAGCCATTGCCGGGGCCATCCATGTGCTTGCGTCAATCAACAAGGCCGTTTCGGCCGTCGCCAGGGTCGTGAGCCTGTCGCTGATGGGGATCATGCTGGCGATCATGGTCACGGCCGTGTTCTTTCGCTATGTGCTGAACGATTCGCTGACCTGGTCGGAAGACGTATTGTTGATGATGGCCATCTGGATGACGTTCTGCGTCGCTCCGATCGCTTATCGTGTCGGTTCCAACGTGTCGCTCGACACGCTCGCCAGTCGTCTTCATGGGCGCGTCGCCCATGGGCTCGGGTTCATGACCCATCTGCTGATCCTGCTCCTGCTGGTCTTCCTCGCTATCCAGACGATCGGCTTCATCCAGCGTGGCTGGCAGATTCGCGCCAACACGGTGCCGATCCAGATGGCCTGGATCTACATGATCATGCCGGCTGCGTTCATTGCGATGATCCTTGCCGGCATGGAGCGGGGATTGCGGGATCTGGTCGGTATTATCGATCCGCTCGATGAACTGGCGATACCGCCGCAGCCTTCGGCGGACATGCAGGTGGCGGAGGATTGA
- a CDS encoding TRAP transporter large permease — translation MSIAFFWLFLVFMAIGIPVVFVLLLAPGISLFLDGKMALYPQLLSRLYNGMYSFPLMAIPFFILAGELMNSGGITRSLVLFAQSLIGHVRGGLAQVNILSSILFAGLSGSAVADTSALGSMLIPAMEKQGYTRRFAAAVTAASSVIGPIIPPSGIMIIYAFIIKEVSPAGLFAAGIVPGLLVGVGLMLVTAHLARKRNYPVAARKATWPERGRALREAFWPLLTPIIILGGILGGIFTPTEAAGAAAGYALVLSLFVLRTVSFSELPAVLFRAAMASGVIMLLVGAAVSFAWVVTISGAPRVMTQFVLSISDNPYILLFLINLLLLFIGMFLDAGPAILILGPILSPIMARLGVEPLHFAIVMCVNVTVGLATPPMGLVLFTAASISREKAEAIAWEMLPFLAVEVAVIFLITFIPALSLTVPRLLGFA, via the coding sequence ATGTCGATTGCCTTTTTCTGGCTCTTCCTCGTCTTCATGGCCATCGGCATTCCCGTGGTGTTCGTGCTGCTGCTCGCGCCGGGCATCAGCCTGTTCCTCGATGGCAAGATGGCGCTCTATCCCCAGCTTTTGAGCCGTCTCTACAACGGTATGTACAGCTTCCCGCTCATGGCCATTCCCTTCTTCATCCTGGCCGGCGAGCTGATGAACTCGGGGGGAATCACGCGCAGCCTGGTGCTGTTTGCGCAGAGCCTCATCGGTCACGTGCGCGGTGGCCTGGCGCAGGTGAACATTCTCTCCTCGATCCTGTTCGCCGGATTGTCGGGATCGGCGGTGGCGGATACGTCGGCCCTCGGTTCGATGCTGATTCCGGCGATGGAAAAGCAGGGTTACACGCGCCGTTTCGCTGCCGCCGTGACTGCGGCTTCCTCGGTGATCGGTCCGATCATTCCACCATCGGGGATCATGATCATCTATGCCTTCATCATCAAGGAAGTATCACCAGCGGGACTGTTTGCGGCCGGCATCGTTCCCGGGTTGCTGGTAGGTGTCGGGCTGATGCTGGTCACCGCCCATCTGGCCAGGAAACGCAACTATCCGGTGGCCGCGCGCAAGGCCACATGGCCGGAGCGGGGGCGGGCGCTGAGGGAGGCCTTCTGGCCGCTGTTGACTCCCATCATCATCCTCGGGGGCATCCTGGGAGGGATCTTCACGCCCACCGAGGCTGCCGGCGCGGCTGCTGGTTATGCGCTCGTGCTGTCGCTCTTCGTGCTGCGCACGGTGTCCTTCAGCGAATTGCCGGCCGTTCTGTTCCGGGCGGCCATGGCATCGGGAGTCATCATGCTGCTGGTAGGAGCGGCGGTATCCTTCGCCTGGGTGGTCACGATCTCGGGAGCGCCGCGGGTCATGACCCAGTTCGTCCTGTCGATCTCGGATAATCCCTATATCCTGCTGTTCCTCATCAACCTCCTGCTGCTGTTCATCGGCATGTTTCTCGATGCAGGACCGGCCATTCTGATTCTCGGCCCCATCCTCTCGCCGATCATGGCCCGGCTCGGTGTCGAACCCTTGCACTTTGCCATCGTCATGTGCGTGAATGTCACGGTTGGTCTGGCGACTCCGCCCATGGGTCTCGTTCTGTTCACGGCAGCCTCGATCAGCCGGGAGAAGGCCGAGGCGATCGCCTGGGAAATGCTGCCGTTCCTGGCCGTCGAGGTCGCGGTCATTTTCCTGATCACCTTCATTCCGGCACTTTCGCTGACCGTTCCCCGTTTGCTGGGCTTCGCCTGA
- a CDS encoding polysaccharide biosynthesis C-terminal domain-containing protein: MKPSMLLDAFWVLVTRFVMRAANLLVFMLLARGLDQEEFGQYGYVMASVLMLSVIFDIGLRQSSGLYLGKPDADQRRIVANVLAMWLVLGAFGSLAMAGVMVWGGFDSSMLVVMLAAATLAPTLLIRMGQGTFLGLGRMRALNQSELASRALLLVGTFLAWLFNMLTIEFALALLFLSYAGAAGLLVWQIRDLVGWPRIDADIARPLLVTGMTFAGGIIGMIMLGRVGVWIVNALLGSADVGSYFAVMRLSEMIAEVATAVGVVIFSHGVRTEDRRIAALSSARTARCVSAVMAVGGLIALWLAEPVIRYSVGATYVEAADAFRILVIGSVLSCFSMMLYPGLSSQGEARYGLRVFGPGTVVAAVLCWWLVPSYGVVGAAVAMAFAQGVVAISIILIYRHVFGIELHKIIIPQHEDLVSLAGFIRRKFGKPRKGTPVAETT; this comes from the coding sequence ATGAAGCCATCGATGCTCCTTGACGCCTTCTGGGTCCTGGTGACCCGGTTTGTCATGCGCGCGGCCAATCTGCTGGTCTTCATGTTGCTGGCTCGCGGGCTCGATCAGGAAGAATTCGGCCAGTATGGCTATGTCATGGCGTCGGTCCTGATGCTGTCGGTGATCTTCGACATCGGCTTGCGGCAATCGAGTGGCCTGTATCTCGGCAAGCCCGATGCCGACCAACGGCGCATCGTCGCCAATGTCCTGGCGATGTGGCTGGTGCTCGGCGCTTTTGGCAGCCTCGCGATGGCGGGCGTGATGGTCTGGGGCGGCTTTGACAGCTCGATGCTCGTTGTGATGCTTGCGGCTGCCACGCTTGCTCCCACCCTTCTCATCCGCATGGGACAGGGGACCTTTCTCGGGCTGGGCCGGATGCGGGCGCTCAACCAGTCGGAACTGGCTAGTCGTGCACTGCTGCTTGTGGGCACGTTCCTTGCCTGGTTGTTCAACATGCTGACGATAGAATTCGCATTGGCCCTGCTGTTCCTTTCCTACGCTGGTGCGGCGGGATTGCTGGTCTGGCAGATCCGGGATCTGGTCGGCTGGCCGCGTATCGATGCCGATATCGCGCGGCCTCTGCTCGTGACGGGAATGACGTTTGCCGGCGGCATTATAGGCATGATCATGCTGGGCCGCGTGGGCGTGTGGATCGTCAACGCCCTGCTCGGGTCGGCGGATGTCGGCTCCTATTTCGCCGTCATGCGCCTTTCGGAGATGATTGCCGAGGTTGCGACAGCCGTCGGAGTCGTCATCTTCAGTCATGGCGTGCGTACCGAGGACCGAAGGATCGCAGCCCTTTCCTCGGCAAGGACAGCACGCTGCGTTTCCGCCGTAATGGCAGTCGGCGGCCTGATTGCCCTTTGGCTGGCAGAGCCGGTGATCCGGTATTCGGTAGGGGCCACCTATGTCGAGGCGGCCGATGCCTTTCGCATCCTCGTGATCGGGTCGGTGTTGAGCTGTTTCAGCATGATGCTCTACCCGGGCCTTTCCTCACAGGGCGAGGCCAGGTACGGACTTCGGGTGTTCGGCCCCGGTACCGTGGTGGCGGCAGTGTTATGCTGGTGGTTGGTGCCATCCTATGGTGTCGTCGGCGCTGCCGTTGCTATGGCGTTTGCCCAGGGCGTTGTCGCGATTTCCATCATTCTCATCTACCGGCATGTTTTCGGGATTGAGTTGCACAAGATCATCATTCCCCAGCATGAGGATCTTGTTTCTCTGGCAGGATTTATCCGGCGCAAGTTTGGAAAGCCACGCAAGGGGACACCCGTGGCGGAAACGACCTGA
- a CDS encoding D-glycerate dehydrogenase: MATIRPRVLVTRRLPDAVVDRLHLETVPILNGDDRELTQAMLLQATESVDAILTCSTEKWTDDLVAALAPQVRLIATYSVGTDHIDLEACRTKGITVTNTPDVLTEATADITMLCLLAASRRAFENQAKVRNATWDRWSPTDMLGVGLQGRNLGIVGMGRIGRAVAHRARAFGLTIHYHNRSRLPEEFEQGATYHETLEDLLPHCHFLTLNCPGTMENSNIINEYSISLLPRDSVIVNTARGNLVNDTDLIAALQSGRVFAAGLDVFAGEPNIHPAYRDLPNTFLLPHLGSATVDTRNAMGFRCLDNIRAFFEGKEPPDRVV; this comes from the coding sequence ATGGCTACAATTCGACCTCGGGTTCTTGTCACCCGAAGGCTGCCGGATGCGGTCGTCGACCGCCTGCACCTTGAAACGGTCCCGATCCTCAATGGGGACGATCGCGAACTCACGCAGGCCATGCTCCTCCAGGCTACCGAAAGCGTCGATGCCATCCTCACCTGCTCCACCGAAAAGTGGACCGATGACCTGGTGGCGGCTCTTGCGCCACAGGTCCGCCTGATCGCGACCTATTCGGTCGGTACCGATCATATCGACCTCGAAGCTTGCAGGACAAAGGGCATCACTGTCACCAACACTCCCGATGTGCTGACCGAAGCCACGGCCGACATCACCATGCTTTGCCTGCTCGCGGCGAGCAGACGGGCCTTTGAAAACCAGGCAAAAGTCCGCAATGCGACCTGGGACCGATGGTCGCCGACCGATATGCTGGGGGTCGGGCTGCAAGGCCGCAATCTCGGCATCGTCGGCATGGGCCGTATCGGTCGGGCCGTCGCTCATCGCGCCCGGGCTTTTGGCTTAACAATTCATTACCATAACCGTTCCCGCCTCCCCGAAGAATTCGAGCAGGGCGCCACATACCATGAGACGCTAGAAGATCTTCTTCCACATTGCCATTTCTTAACGTTAAATTGTCCGGGTACCATGGAAAACTCAAACATCATCAATGAATATTCGATATCGCTGCTACCGCGAGATTCTGTTATTGTAAATACCGCTCGCGGTAACTTGGTTAATGATACTGACTTGATCGCAGCACTGCAATCCGGCAGGGTTTTTGCTGCCGGGCTGGATGTCTTTGCCGGAGAACCGAATATTCATCCCGCCTATCGGGACTTGCCCAACACCTTTCTCCTGCCTCACCTGGGCAGCGCAACGGTGGATACCCGAAATGCGATGGGCTTTCGCTGCCTGGACAATATCAGGGCATTTTTCGAAGGGAAGGAACCACCTGACAGAGTGGTATGA
- a CDS encoding DUF1849 family protein, which translates to MTTCKFLAALAVAATVGSASFGAQAVELLSHRAAYRLSLHDAEPAGGVVDVRGALVMEWRASCEGWISNQQLGFVADTTDGTDFMYDVRFRSWESRDHSKLRFYVRSFDDGRPFEEISGKATLTAPGMAGVAHYEQPKVNTIDLPAGTIFPTLHMNRLVEAAEAGEYVMTHEVFDGSDPDVISTVSAFIGQARVSTIDTEHGKEQRWPVHLAYYSGNTGVDTPDFQISFDLSNQGVLYDIVLDYGEFALQADLEEMEAYDTPVCQ; encoded by the coding sequence ATGACGACCTGCAAGTTTCTGGCTGCCCTGGCCGTTGCCGCGACTGTTGGCTCGGCGTCGTTCGGAGCCCAGGCTGTCGAACTGCTTTCGCACCGCGCGGCATACCGCCTGTCGCTTCACGATGCGGAACCGGCAGGGGGGGTAGTTGACGTGCGTGGCGCCCTCGTGATGGAGTGGCGGGCTTCCTGCGAGGGCTGGATCAGCAACCAGCAACTGGGTTTTGTCGCCGATACCACGGACGGCACGGACTTCATGTATGATGTACGGTTCAGAAGCTGGGAATCCCGCGATCACAGCAAGCTGCGCTTCTATGTCCGCTCCTTTGATGACGGCCGGCCCTTCGAGGAGATCAGCGGCAAGGCGACCTTGACTGCGCCCGGCATGGCCGGAGTGGCCCACTACGAGCAGCCGAAGGTCAATACCATCGACCTTCCCGCAGGGACGATCTTCCCGACGTTGCATATGAACCGTCTGGTGGAAGCCGCCGAGGCTGGCGAATATGTCATGACCCACGAGGTTTTCGACGGCTCGGATCCCGACGTCATCTCGACGGTCTCGGCGTTCATCGGCCAGGCACGGGTCAGCACCATCGACACCGAGCATGGCAAGGAGCAGCGCTGGCCTGTCCACCTTGCCTATTACAGCGGCAACACCGGAGTCGATACGCCCGATTTCCAGATCTCGTTCGATCTCAGCAATCAGGGCGTGCTCTACGACATCGTTCTCGACTATGGCGAGTTCGCCCTTCAGGCCGATCTTGAGGAGATGGAGGCCTATGATACGCCCGTGTGCCAGTGA
- a CDS encoding ROK family protein: MALGIDLGGTKIEIIALDADGQERLRRRIPTPRGSYEATIEAMGQLVEDAERELGCRGSLGIGHPGAISPATGLIKNSNSIWLNGKRFDVDVQERLQRRIAFENDANCLALSEATDGAGAGRNVVFSVILGTGVGGAIVAHGQIITGVNAVGGEWGHNPLPWPADDERPGPDCYCGQKGCLETWLSGVGLAADHQRRFGGELLSADIVRLGEAGNADALSSLERYEDRLARALATVINLLDPDVIVLGGGMSNIGRLYEAIPARWGRYTFSDHVATDLCKSAHGDSSGVRGAAWLGRDMERQQG, translated from the coding sequence ATTGCACTTGGAATCGATCTCGGCGGAACGAAGATCGAAATCATTGCTTTGGATGCCGACGGTCAGGAGAGGTTGCGGCGACGGATCCCTACCCCAAGGGGGTCGTACGAGGCCACTATCGAGGCCATGGGTCAGCTGGTCGAAGACGCGGAGCGGGAGCTGGGTTGCCGGGGGTCCCTTGGCATCGGCCACCCCGGAGCCATCTCGCCGGCGACAGGTCTCATCAAGAATTCGAATTCGATCTGGCTCAACGGCAAACGCTTCGACGTGGATGTGCAGGAAAGGCTGCAACGCCGTATCGCCTTCGAGAATGACGCCAATTGCCTGGCACTTTCCGAAGCGACCGACGGGGCCGGAGCCGGCAGAAACGTGGTCTTCAGCGTCATCCTCGGCACGGGAGTGGGAGGAGCCATCGTGGCTCACGGGCAGATCATCACCGGTGTCAACGCCGTCGGTGGCGAATGGGGCCACAACCCCCTCCCCTGGCCGGCCGACGATGAAAGGCCCGGACCTGACTGTTATTGCGGCCAGAAGGGATGCCTGGAAACATGGCTGTCCGGCGTGGGGCTTGCGGCCGACCACCAGAGGCGTTTCGGTGGCGAACTCCTGTCGGCCGACATCGTCAGACTTGGCGAAGCGGGTAACGCTGATGCCCTGTCCTCGCTGGAGCGTTATGAGGATCGCCTCGCCCGCGCACTCGCAACCGTCATCAACCTGCTGGATCCCGATGTCATCGTGCTCGGCGGCGGCATGTCCAATATCGGACGCCTCTATGAGGCCATTCCCGCGCGCTGGGGGCGCTACACCTTCTCCGACCACGTCGCGACCGATCTGTGCAAGTCGGCACATGGCGACAGTTCAGGCGTGCGCGGCGCGGCATGGCTCGGCCGGGACATGGAACGGCAGCAGGGTTGA
- a CDS encoding adenylate/guanylate cyclase domain-containing protein, translating to MELEDRIVVHRGLIADGLAGQDEAGLVDDYCRSLRERGFPLTRFSVGAQILHPLHEGRSIVWREGEDLSMEFHSPIPVGEMSVDWERSPFRALIEGEQDEIRRRLDSNSFDPEEFSLLEDFRNQGMTDYLALRVAYRRESTLGGPYGVVMSYVTDRTGGFPDIDIEALRELSRTFSLSFRAMAEVFTGRTLMRTYVGGDAARRIIEGAIRRGHAESLNAVLWYSDLRGFTRIADTVAREELMPLLNDYAECQVDAVTSHGGEVIKFMGDGMLAMFEASDQPAACRAALDAAILARSSTMQLTERRKRAGLPTTGIYLGLNLGEVLYGNIGSSQRLDFTVIGPTVNEVARIVSMCRALDQSLVISSAFARACPDGDRRLVSLGRYALRGVSRPQELFTLDIEAALNGPSAAC from the coding sequence GTGGAGTTGGAAGACAGGATCGTTGTTCATCGTGGCCTGATCGCTGACGGGCTGGCTGGCCAGGACGAGGCCGGGCTGGTCGACGACTACTGCCGCAGTCTTCGCGAACGGGGGTTCCCGCTCACGCGGTTCTCGGTCGGGGCACAGATTCTGCATCCGTTGCATGAGGGAAGATCGATCGTCTGGCGCGAAGGCGAAGACCTCAGCATGGAGTTCCATTCGCCGATTCCCGTGGGGGAAATGTCGGTCGATTGGGAGCGCAGCCCCTTTCGCGCGTTGATCGAGGGGGAGCAGGATGAAATCCGGCGCAGGCTCGACAGCAACAGTTTCGATCCGGAGGAATTCTCTCTGCTGGAGGATTTCCGCAACCAGGGAATGACCGACTATCTGGCGCTGCGCGTCGCCTATCGTCGGGAAAGCACGCTGGGCGGTCCGTACGGTGTGGTCATGTCCTACGTGACAGACCGGACCGGCGGTTTTCCCGATATCGACATCGAGGCACTGAGAGAACTCAGTCGCACGTTTTCGCTGTCCTTTCGGGCGATGGCCGAGGTGTTCACCGGCCGAACGCTGATGCGGACCTATGTCGGGGGCGATGCGGCCAGACGGATCATCGAGGGGGCCATTCGCCGGGGACATGCGGAATCGCTTAATGCGGTACTGTGGTACAGTGATCTCCGCGGTTTCACCCGCATCGCCGATACCGTGGCGCGCGAGGAGCTGATGCCGCTGCTCAATGACTATGCCGAGTGTCAGGTCGACGCGGTCACGAGCCATGGCGGCGAGGTGATCAAGTTCATGGGGGATGGCATGCTCGCGATGTTCGAAGCCAGCGATCAGCCGGCAGCCTGTAGGGCCGCACTGGATGCCGCAATCCTTGCCCGCTCCAGCACGATGCAGTTGACGGAACGCCGCAAGCGGGCCGGGTTGCCGACCACGGGAATCTATCTGGGGCTGAACCTGGGGGAAGTGCTTTACGGGAATATCGGCAGTTCGCAGAGGCTCGATTTCACGGTCATCGGCCCCACGGTCAACGAAGTCGCCCGGATCGTCAGCATGTGTCGGGCCCTCGACCAGAGCCTCGTGATTTCGTCGGCTTTCGCCCGCGCCTGTCCTGACGGCGACCGACGGCTCGTGTCCCTTGGACGCTACGCCCTGCGCGGCGTTTCACGGCCGCAGGAGCTGTTCACCCTGGACATCGAAGCCGCCCTCAATGGTCCTTCGGCAGCGTGCTGA
- the rpmG gene encoding 50S ribosomal protein L33 yields the protein MAKPSTVLIKLVSSAGTGFFYTTRKNTRNTTEKMSVRKYDPKVRKHVEFKESKIK from the coding sequence ATGGCGAAGCCCTCGACGGTGCTGATCAAGCTCGTGAGTTCCGCGGGAACGGGCTTTTTCTACACCACCAGGAAGAACACCCGGAACACGACCGAAAAGATGTCTGTGCGCAAATACGATCCCAAGGTGCGCAAGCATGTCGAGTTCAAGGAATCGAAAATCAAGTAG
- a CDS encoding pyrroline-5-carboxylate reductase: MQRIAGPLLLAGGGKMGSALMTGWLRGGLAGGDAFVIEPNDAARDAIAALGVETVAASADTLPAMTARTIVVAVKPQVMGDVLPALTAFTGPGTQVVSIAAGKPISSFEAIFGSDTAIVRVMPNTPAAIGRGMSVLCANRMASDRQRREAEALMRAVGETAWVEDEEQMHAVTALSGSGPAYVFHLVEAMAQAGEKAGLPVELARLLALRTVEGAGALAGSSSDSPSALRVNVTSPGGTTQAALEVLMAEDGLAPLMERTVAAAATRSRELA, encoded by the coding sequence ATGCAGCGCATTGCCGGACCGCTTCTGCTCGCTGGTGGCGGCAAGATGGGTTCGGCGCTGATGACCGGCTGGCTGCGCGGTGGCCTCGCGGGAGGCGATGCGTTCGTCATCGAACCGAACGATGCTGCCCGTGATGCCATTGCCGCGCTCGGTGTCGAAACCGTTGCCGCAAGCGCCGATACCCTTCCAGCCATGACCGCGCGGACGATCGTTGTCGCCGTCAAGCCGCAAGTGATGGGTGATGTGCTGCCAGCGCTTACCGCCTTCACGGGACCCGGGACGCAGGTCGTTTCGATCGCCGCCGGCAAGCCGATCAGCTCGTTCGAGGCGATTTTCGGCAGCGATACCGCCATTGTCAGGGTCATGCCGAACACACCGGCAGCCATCGGCAGGGGCATGAGCGTACTTTGCGCCAACCGCATGGCCAGCGATCGCCAACGCCGCGAGGCCGAGGCGCTGATGCGGGCCGTGGGTGAGACGGCATGGGTCGAGGATGAAGAGCAGATGCACGCTGTGACAGCGCTCTCGGGAAGCGGGCCGGCTTACGTGTTCCATCTCGTCGAGGCCATGGCCCAGGCCGGCGAGAAGGCCGGTCTGCCGGTCGAGCTTGCCCGCCTTCTCGCCCTGCGCACGGTCGAAGGTGCGGGAGCCCTGGCAGGATCGAGCAGCGATTCCCCTTCGGCCCTGCGGGTCAACGTGACCAGCCCGGGCGGCACCACCCAGGCCGCTCTTGAGGTCCTTATGGCCGAAGACGGTCTGGCGCCGCTCATGGAGCGCACTGTCGCTGCCGCCGCGACGCGGTCGCGCGAACTCGCCTGA
- a CDS encoding YbjN domain-containing protein produces the protein MSTTVPTGDNGVSSLLSESIENIANPLDLVEQIASHQDWPYHRHNEEELAAEINGQWCNYRLWFAWHPEIGVMHLSCALDMKVPAKKRNSFFQLLSIANEKLWLGHFELWPEEQLPIFRYSCLFREGNLANNALLSDLVEIAVNECDRFYPAFQFLIWGGREPQEAIMAALLETEGEA, from the coding sequence ATGAGTACTACCGTTCCGACTGGAGATAATGGCGTGTCGTCGCTACTCTCGGAGTCCATAGAGAATATCGCCAATCCGCTGGATCTGGTCGAACAGATCGCCAGCCATCAGGACTGGCCCTACCATCGCCACAACGAAGAAGAGCTTGCGGCCGAGATCAATGGCCAGTGGTGCAATTATCGACTTTGGTTTGCATGGCATCCCGAGATCGGTGTCATGCATCTGTCCTGCGCGCTCGACATGAAGGTGCCGGCCAAGAAACGCAACAGCTTCTTCCAGCTCCTGTCGATCGCTAACGAAAAGCTCTGGCTGGGTCACTTCGAGCTCTGGCCCGAGGAACAGCTGCCGATCTTCCGCTATTCGTGCCTGTTCCGGGAAGGGAACCTCGCGAACAATGCCCTGTTGTCGGATCTCGTCGAGATTGCCGTCAACGAGTGTGACCGCTTCTACCCCGCCTTCCAGTTCCTGATCTGGGGTGGCCGTGAGCCACAGGAAGCCATCATGGCTGCACTGCTCGAGACCGAAGGAGAAGCATGA
- a CDS encoding accessory factor UbiK family protein yields MQTQNRLFDDLARVASGAVHTLGGLREEIELRVKERIERLANDMDLVTREEFDAVGAMAAKARAEQDLLWARIAELEEKLAVLDSKPSGKKRGTSGKPDDNSSDER; encoded by the coding sequence ATGCAGACCCAGAACCGCCTGTTCGACGATCTGGCCCGAGTGGCGAGTGGAGCCGTTCATACCCTTGGCGGCCTGCGCGAGGAAATCGAACTTCGGGTCAAGGAGCGCATCGAGCGCCTGGCCAACGACATGGACCTCGTCACCCGCGAGGAATTCGATGCCGTAGGCGCCATGGCAGCCAAGGCACGGGCGGAACAGGATCTTCTTTGGGCGCGCATAGCCGAACTCGAGGAAAAACTTGCAGTGCTCGACAGCAAACCGTCCGGGAAAAAGCGCGGCACGTCGGGGAAGCCCGATGACAATTCCTCTGACGAGCGATAG